In one Diabrotica virgifera virgifera chromosome 5, PGI_DIABVI_V3a genomic region, the following are encoded:
- the LOC114332657 gene encoding gastrula zinc finger protein XlCGF48.2-like, protein MNFPSFGGHFATALPTIHQFAAKFSQGNATTPLCPPPETNQRYTANGIPSFTQHHHANPQQMLSTVNSSKFQTNYINQTIYTQSSSNGQDKRQHFEPQELAQELCAVMLQQGQQHQEKQKEKPKLETRSSPPQNQQRIVQQPPTQISQPEQNQNNPTMPSAWQSLTTPSATVANYLSHLPSSTLPLSIHHFLKYSSENLKKENIQQLNIPNNTDNLIQNNSLNLNLNTSFGSTVNNLAINSLNTLNTLNTGQIQNVAQTKKKKKKVEKERKPRPKPGEIRLTTALDGSTLYCCPECHMAYPEKELLEQHLVGHTLERRFVCDICGAGLKRKDHLTRHKQSHNPERPYVCTVCLKAFKRKEQLTLHFVIHSGEKRHLCPECGKGFYRKDHLRKHTRSHIARRVKAELSQQSTTSQALHLQVPAPIASNNMTISSCILP, encoded by the exons ATGAATTTCCCATCATTCGGAGGGCATTTCGCAACAGCGCTGCCAACGATTCATCAATTCGCGGCGAAATTTTCGCAAGGCAACGCCACTACGCCACTGTGTCCACCGCCAGAAACTAACCAAAGATATACTGCCAATGGAATACCATCCTTCACCCAACATCACCATGCTAATCCGCAGCAGATGCTGAGCACAGTAAATTCTAGTAAGTTCCAGACCAACTACATCAACCAGACAATATACACGCAATCTTCCAGCAATGGACAAGACAAACGGCAACATTTTGAACCTCAGGAATTGGCGCAGGAGCTGTGTGCGGTTATGCTTCAGCAGGGTCAACAACATCAGGAAAAACAAAAGGAAAAG CCTAAATTGGAAACAAGATCATCACCTCCACAAAACCAGCAAAGAATTGTCCAACAACCCCCGACGCAAATCAGCCAACCTGAACAAAACCAAAACAATCCTACTATGCCTTCTGCTTGGCAATCATTGACCACGCCCAGCGCCACCGTTGCCAACTATTTGTCCCATCTGCCGTCGTCTACTTTACCGTTAAGCATCCATCATTTTCTGAAGTATTCTTCGGAAAACTTGAAGAAAGAAAACATCCAGCAGCTTAATATTCCTAATAATACCgacaatttaattcaaaataattcgttgaatttaaatctaaatacaagtTTTGGGTCTACCGTGAACAATTTGGCGATTAATAGTTTGAACACGTTAAACACTTTGAACACTGGTCAGATTCAGAATGTTGCACAaacgaagaaaaagaagaagaaagttgaGAAGGAAAGGAAGCCCAGACCTAAACCAG GTGAAATTCGTCTTACAACGGCTTTAGACGGCTCGACCCTCTACTGCTGCCCCGAGTGCCACATGGCTTATCCAGAAAAAGAACTACTAGAGCAGCATTTGGTAGGCCACACTTTGGAAAGACGTTTCGTGTGTGACATCTGCGGTGCCGGTCTAAAGAGGAAAGACCATTTAACCAGACACAAGCAGTCTCACAACCCGGAGCGGCCATACGTGTGTACGGTGTGCCTCAAGGCGTTCAAACGGAAGGAACAACTCACTCTCCATTTTGTTATTCATTCGGGTGAAAAGAGGCACTTGTGTCCGGAGTGTGGGAAGGGATTTTACAGGAAGGATCATTTGAGAAAGCATACCAGGTCGCATATTGCTAGGAGAGTTAAAGCAGAACTGTCGCAACAAA GTACAACCTCTCAGGCACTACACCTACAAGTGCCTGCTCCTATTGCTTCCAATAATATGACGATTTCGTCTTGTATTCTTCCTTAA
- the LOC126885653 gene encoding uncharacterized protein LOC126885653 translates to MRNRVRKNNIGQFSDEQMERAVKLILENKISLRRAADECNVSFVTLFRYVKKQKAANDEGSNMKIRFTHKYNSRLIFTAELEKLLSEYLLICSKMCYGKSTRDTRELANEMAMINEINVPPSWHVNSAAGLDWLRGFLKRNTTLSKRQPEKCSLSRCTSFYRLR, encoded by the exons ATGAGAAACCGTGTAAGAAAAAACAATATTGGACAGTTCTCCGACGAACAAATGGAGAGAGCTGTTAAACTTATTCTCGAAAATAAAATTAGCTTAAGAAGAGCAGCAGACGAATGTAATGTTAGTTTTGTTACATTATTTAG GTATGTAAAAAAGCAAAAAGCTGCCAACGATGAAGGATCTAATATGAAAATTCGTTTTACTCATAAGTATAATTCCCGTTTAATATTCACTGCCGAACTAGAAAAACTTTTATCAGAGTATTTATTGATCTGTTCCAAAATGTGCTACGGAAAATCAACACGTGATACACGTGAGCTGGCAAATGAAATGGCTATGATAAATGAGATAAATGTACCTCCAAGCTGGCATGTTAACTCAGCTGCTGGTTTGGACTGGCTAAGAggttttttaaaaagaaatacaACATTGTCCAAAAGACAACCTGAGAAGTGTTCTCTTTCTCGCTGCACATCATTTTATCGGCTACGATAA
- the LOC126884885 gene encoding 52 kDa repressor of the inhibitor of the protein kinase-like, protein MGVIKEVCAFFHKSAKRTEVLKLTITECCPEQKKKKLISLCETRWVERHDSVLLFKELLEPVSLSLLKIEEESSDSAPKAHALGSSITQFQFLVNTFVLSHMLSKTHNLSENLQKKNLDLTQAVKNVSNVLDLLSKERENADNNFKVLYSQIQERVDKLKIKEEVPRICRLQTARNNVPYSTQEEYYRRAVYLPYLDDFCNSLKERFESHKETVASLQNILPEFCIKTDFCALEPAFNSYEEDLSHKEVVESEFMLWKERWSQEKYENLPKSAVSSLEKCDQDFFPNIYVLLKLLAVLPVSVATVERSFSSLRRLKTYLRNSTSENRLNGLALLSIHRDFAISNEEVLDKFASVPRNLDFVL, encoded by the coding sequence ATGGGCGTTATTAAAGAAGTCTGCGCATTCTTCCATAAGTCAGCCAAAAGAACTGAAGTATTAAAATTAACCATTACTGAATGTTGTCCtgaacaaaagaaaaagaaacttATTTCTTTATGTGAAACAAGATGGGTGGAGAGGCATGACTCGGTGCTTTTATTTAAGGAACTATTGGAACCCGTCAGTCTTTCCCTTTTGAAAATTGAAGAAGAATCAAGTGACTCAGCGCCTAAGGCACACGCTCTAGGTAGTTCTATCACTCAATTTCAATTTCttgtaaatacttttgttttgaGCCATATGCTGTCTAAAACACATAACTTATCTGAGAATCTTCAAAAAAAGAACTTAGATCTCACACAGGCTGTGAAAAATGTTTCGAATGTCTTAGATCTGCTTTCAAAAGAAAGGGAAAATGCCGATAACAACTTTAAAGTCCTGTATAGTCAAATACAGGAGCGGGTTGACAAACTTAAGATTAAAGAGGAGGTTCCTAGAATTTGCCGCCTTCAAACAGCCCGCAACAACGTTCCATACAGTACCCAAGAAGAGTACTATCGCCGAGCTGTTTATTTACCTTACCTAGACGATTTTTGCAATTCGCTGAAGGAACGCTTTGAGTCTCACAAGGAAACAGTTGCATCCTTACAAAACATCCTTCCAGAATTTTGTATCAAAACTGATTTCTGTGCATTGGAACCTGCTTTCAATTCCTATGAAGAGGATTTGTCCCATAAAGAGGTTGTGGAAAGCGAGTTCATGCTGTGGAAAGAAAGGTGGAGCCAAGAGAAGTATGAAAATCTTCCCAAGTCAGCCGTAAGCTCTCTTGAAAAATGTGACCAAGATTTCTTCCCAAACATTTATGTTCTATTAAAACTGCTAGCAGTTCTGCCTGTTTCTGTGGCAACCGTGGAAAGATCGTTCTCAAGTTTAAGAAGGCTAAAAACATACTTGAGAAATAGCACTTCGGAAAATAGGCTTAATGGGCTAGCGTTGCTTTCAATCCACAGAGACTTTGCAATAAGCAATGAAGAAGTTCTTGACAAGTTTGCGAGTGTACCAAGAAACCTTGATTTTGTGTTgtaa